A single window of Nasonia vitripennis strain AsymCx chromosome 4, Nvit_psr_1.1, whole genome shotgun sequence DNA harbors:
- the LOC100116113 gene encoding nucleolar MIF4G domain-containing protein 1 homolog, with the protein MSKGARFFAKKRKANLKKDNLQEDKVIKSLEKKLKFNRKTKAKQTKKHLPKAFVSDGLDYLLDICDEETRKIAAESERRLVLQSDDESDVFDSDSNIGSKTKPAKKQKVSSSKQNEAELKVKKRKQSFSELDSELDHDDFDDISDSDIEVSKNKKNNHGQKKTKILKSYEFDSELESNDDISDEPAEIMKPVKKSKNVKQKTNSKNNKNAVKSNKDKKVADESLDEEENFGSDNDDELFNFSEEESNVDSDIKSDEQEGSEKEEEVWEDIYGRKRNKDGSVVEENKQKYVPPSLRSKQMENNLEKSEKLIALRRQVKGLLNRLAESNMHAIVSQLDELYMSNSRNDMNETITNLMLESIIAPVLTAERLVTEHMMCIAILHANIGTQVGANFIMVLVKKFHEMIQQPQNVENKELDNLILMISHLYNFKVFGSQLMYQILDKMTEKFTEKEIEIILLVLKTAGFRMRKDDPLALKALILNLQQKAAAVKSSNSRIQFMLEVLLAIKNNNMNKIPQYDQSYVEHLKKIIKTLIRKGNTVSQLNLSLEDLLNADERGKWWIIGSAWSGKALPNDKSKKSTDNKPVYSQKILALARAQRMNTDVRKNIFCILMTAEDYLDAFEKLHHLGLKDRQEREIIYVILNCCLQEQAFNPYYAVLLQKFCEYDRKYQMTIQYTLWDKLKMLDSFKSKQVINMAKMMSYLFIQKALPLSILKVIQLGELDAATMKLFKKIMLDILLYENTETCLQVFEKISASTQLHQFREGLRLFINYFLLKNIKKNAMSDKKMELLEERIELVDKILTTSASKLAF; encoded by the exons ATGAGTAAGGGTGCGAGATTTTTCGCTAAAAAGCGTAAAgcgaatttgaaaaaagataATCTACAGGAAGACAAAGTAATAAAAAGCTTGGAAAAGAAGTTAAAGTTCAACCGAAAAACGAAAgcaaagcaaacaaaaaagcatTTACCAAAAGCTTTTGTTTCAGATGGACTGGACT ATCTTTTGGATATTTGTGATGAAGAAACGAGAAAAATTGCTGCAGAAAGTGAAAGAAGGTTGGTGTTGCAATCAGATGATGAATCGGATGTCTTTGACAGCGATAGTAATATAGGTTCAAAAACAAAGCCTGCTAAGAAGCAAAAAGTAAGTTCTAGTAAGCAAAATGAAGCTGAGTTGAAAGTGAAAAAGCGTAAGCAATCTTTCTCGGAATTAGATTCTGAATTGGACCATGAcgattttgatgatattagtgACAGCGATATCGAAGttagtaaaaataagaaaaataatcatggacagaaaaaaacaaagatcTTAAAAAGTTATGAATTTGATTCTGAATTAGAAAGTAATGATGATATTAGTGATGAACCTGCTGAAATAATGAAACCGGtaaaaaagagtaaaaatGTGAAACAGAAGAcaaattctaaaaataataagaatgCAGTTAAATCTAATAAAGATAAGAAGGTTGCTGACGAATCACTTGATGAAGAAGAAAACTTTGGGTCCGACAATGATGATGaactatttaatttttctgaaGAAGAATCCAACGTTGATTCTGACATCAAATCTGATGAACAAGAGGGTTCAGAAAAGGAGGAAGAGGTGTGGGAAGATATTTATGGCAGGAAAAGAAATAAAGATGGTTCTGTTGtagaagaaaataaacaaaaatatgttCCCCCATCTTTACGATCAAAGCAAATGGAAAATAATCTTGAAAAGagcgaaaaattaattgcaTTGAGAAGACAAGTCAAAGGTCTTTTGAATAGGTTGGCGGAAAGTAATATGCATGCTATTGTTTCTCAG ttGGATGAATTGTACATGTCTAACAGTAGAAATGATATGAATGAAACAATTACTAATCTAATGCTGGAGTCTATTATTGCTCCTGTACTGACAGCAGAACGGCTTGTAACAGAACATATGATGTGCATTGCTATACTACATGCAAATATCGGTACACAAGTTGGAGCCAATTTTATCATGGTTCTTGTAAAGAAGTTCCATGAAATGATTCAACAACCTCAGAATGTTGAAAACAAAGAACTTgataatttgattttaatgatatctcaTTTGTACAATTTCAAg GTCTTTGGATCCCAGCttatgtatcaaattctagacAAAATGACAGAGAAGTTTACTGAAAAAGAAATCGAAATTATTCTGTTGGTTTTAAAAACTGCTGGATTTAGAATGAGGAAAGATGATCCTCTTGCTTTAAAggcattaattttaaatttgcaacAAAAAGCAGCTGCAGTAAAATCTTCAAA CTCAAGAATTCAATTTATGCTTGAAGTATTATTGgcaataaaaaacaataatatgaACAAGATTCCACAGTACGATCAAAGTTATGTTGAACATTTAAAGAAGATCATAAAAACTTTAATCAGAAAAGGAAATACTGTTTCACAACTAAATCTCTCCCTTGAAGATTTGTTAAATG CTGATGAAAGGGGAAAATGGTGGATTATAGGTTCAGCTTGGTCAGGCAAAGCTTTGCCAAATGATAAGTCCAAAAAATCTACCGATAATAAGCCAGTCTATAGTCAAAAAATTCTTGCTTTGGCTCGAGCCCAAAGAATGAACACAGATGTaagaaaaaacattttttgtattttaatgaCAGCTGAAGACTATTTGGATGCATTCGAAAAATTGCATCATTTAGGACTGAAAGATCGCCAGGAgagagaaattatttatgtaatattGAATTGTTGTCTGCAAGAGCAGGCATTCAATCCCTATTATGCTGTCTTGTTACAAAAATTCTGTGAATATGATAGAAAATATCAA ATGACAATACAGTATACGTTATGGGATAAGTTGAAAATGTTGGATAGTTTCAAAAGTAAACAGGTGATAAATATGGCAAAAATGATGTCGTACCTGTTTATTCAAAAAGCTTTGCCCTTATCAATTTTGAAG GTGATACAACTTGGAGAGTTGGACGCAGCAACGATGAAGCTCTTCAAGAAAATTATGCTGGACATTTTACTTTATGAAAATACAGAAACGTGCCTTCAAGTTTTCGAGAAAATATCGGCATCAACGCAGCTACATCAATTCAGAGAAGGACTAAGACTCTTCATTAATTACTTCCTTCTCAAGAATATTAAGAAGAATGCAATGTCCGATAAGAAAATGGAACTGTTAGAAGAAAGAATTGAATTAGTCGATAAGATATTGACAACGTCAGCGTCGAAACTCGCCTTTTAA
- the LOC100678128 gene encoding uncharacterized protein LOC100678128, producing the protein MGALQCITAAIDYNQSDYRHYLNRCYCFLRMKQPVFALADAQYVIRLCTNIGHLFIANLRAGQAAYALQDYKQAEYFLKEATRMDPENYHAQRELLRVKISHIISLGFNEKDALMALQKYPSVLEAISYLNKSQKNSSISKFNNNFDIRDYNCDDMVFSSGDEEESENFETFNRMLNYQPGKVKILHLVAKPVKSELLGGFSNCDKDNKLHINLKPKRKFVPTNKSANDKAIWVGSLTNDITEQMLKKKFKQFGNVISVYRPCNEAYAFINFEKSEDVTNTLINTSAHEIAGIKLAVRSALRQK; encoded by the exons ATGGGAGCACTACAATGTATTACTGCAGCTATCGACTATAATCAGTCTGACTACAGACATTATTTAAATCgttgttattgttttttaagaaTGAAGCAACCTGTATT cgCTTTAGCAGATGCTCAATACGTAATTCGTTTGTGCACTAATATTGGACATCTATTTATAGCAAATTTAAGAGCTGGACAAGCTGCCTATGCTCTTCAG gATTACAAGCAAGCtgagtattttttaaaagaagcTACTCGTATGGATCCAGAAAATTACCATGCTCAAAGAGAATTGCTTCGTGTAAAAATTTCACACATTATAAGCCTTGGATTCAATGAGAAAGATGCTTTAATGGCATTACAAAAGTATCCTTCCGTACTG GAAGCTAttagttatttaaataaatctcAGAAGAATTCAAGTATTTCCAAGTTTAACAATAACTTTGACATTCGCGATTATAATTGTGATGATATGGTGTTTTCATCAGGTGACGAAGAAGAATCTGAGAATTTTGAAACATTTAATAGGATGTTAAACTATCAGCCTGGCAAAGTAAAAATTCTGCATCTTGTGGCTAAACCAGTAAAATCTGA ACTTTTAGGAGGATTTAGCAATTGTGACAAAGATAATAAACTACATATTAACCTGAAaccaaaaagaaaattcgTTCCAACTAACAAATCTGCTAATGATAAAGCAATATGGGTTGGTAGCTTGACAAATGATATTACTGAGCAAAtgttgaaaaagaaatttaagcA ATTTGGTAACGTCATCTCTGTCTACCGTCCATGTAACGAGGCATatgcttttattaattttgaaaaaagtgaagATGTGACTAATACTTTAATAAATACCTCTGCTCACGAAATCGCTGGTATAAAGTTGGCCGTCAGATCGGCTTTGCGTCAGAAGTAA